Proteins encoded together in one Lathyrus oleraceus cultivar Zhongwan6 chromosome 5, CAAS_Psat_ZW6_1.0, whole genome shotgun sequence window:
- the LOC127084182 gene encoding protein DOWNSTREAM OF FLC, producing the protein MASRVALLVFLCVLPAMVSAIRPAKNPFCLKGRVVCDPCRAGYETSAITHIAGAEVALECKDRISNKVVYTKAGRTDPSGEYTMYVDEDRADNVCDVKLVRSPQNSCNEATPGRDQARVILTRYNGIASNDRFANAMLFMANEVASGCAEILQKMHELDDDEN; encoded by the exons ATGGCTTCAAGAGTAGCGTTGTTGGTGTTTCTCTGTGTTCTTCCGGCTATGGTTTCAGCGATTCGCCCAGCGAAGAACCCTTTCTGCTTGAAAGGTCGTGTCGTATGTGACCCTTGCCGTGCTGGTTATGAAACCTCCGCTATAACTCACATTGCTG GTGCTGAGGTTGCCTTGGAATGCAAGGATAGGATCAGCAACAAAGTGGTGTACACAAAGGCAGGGAGGACGGACCCATCTGGGGAATATACCATGTATGTTGACGAGGATCGCGCAGACAATGTTTGTGATGTGAAGCTAGTAAGGAGTCCTCAGAATAGTTGTAACGAAGCTACACCAGGGCGCGACCAAGCTCGCGTTATTCTTACTCGTTACAACGGGATTGCTTCTAATGACAGGTTTGCCAATGCCATGTTATTCATGGCAAATGAGGTTGCTTCTGGCTGTGCTGAGATACTCCAGAAAATGCATGAATTGGATGATGATGAGAATTAG